cacatcatatgttatagcaatctgtcagttgatgacacagtcgatgacgtggcacacacccattggttgatgcatgcaacatcTGAACAGGGGAACATGACCAGAGTAACAAAGAGTGGTGaaattctctctctcaccctccacaTCCAGGGCTTTCCAGCGTGGGTCAGACTGGTCGTCTGATAGGCTAGACAGAGGGGCGTCAGCTGTCAATCTCAGCAGCACATCCTCTCGACGTATCAGCAACACAGATTCACTGCAGAGTCGCTGATGCACCTCCTGCTCACTCACTGGGACATAGAATGCATGAAGTCACACACAGACTatactctctcactcacacacacacacacacacaacttaccCACATCCAGGGGGTTGGTCATATAGACAGTGTTGGGTCCGACCCCAAAGATGAGTTGGTGGTGCCATGCGTCGGGAACCTCCTCTCCCTCGGGCACTGCCAGTTGCATGTTCATGGTGGCCACGGGCACTGCCCCTCTCTGGATCCACCGTGCCAGCCAGGGTACCAGCCTCACCCGCCGGCGAGGTGGAGGGGGAAGTGGCAACCCAGCACGCGCCCACCACTGGCCTGCTCCGCCCCAGCTATCAGCTGTGAGTGTGTGGCgcctgggagaggggaagagacagaaAGGAGGGTGTATCACAGATATACAACagtgaaaaataaatacagaaacacacaagcatgcacacatacacacaaacacagttgacagagcatttGGTGGTTATGGTTGAGGGCTTGTGGTCCAGTCAGAGAAATGGTGGTATAGTGAGGAAGTTCTAAGGGTGGTCGGTTGTGGTCAGAGTAGACTGCTGGG
This window of the Coregonus clupeaformis isolate EN_2021a unplaced genomic scaffold, ASM2061545v1 scaf1009, whole genome shotgun sequence genome carries:
- the LOC123486120 gene encoding uncharacterized protein LOC123486120, translated to MEGVHPREEKQTETACCASQCPKDEEERQAQGAMLWSIQEAVERQTMQIGASACGATAVVDVLQALGIVVAPEKADRRHTLTADSWGGAGQWWARAGLPLPPPPRRRVRLVPWLARWIQRGAVPVATMNMQLAVPEGEEVPDAWHHQLIFGVGPNTVYMTNPLDVVSEQEVHQRLCSESVLLIRREDVLLRLTADAPLSSLSDDQSDPRWKALDVEGQVRQMIREEDHDDEDQFRMSHVVIPAAYSSGVTFFALRDSDLGQELLHTPELPLL